A window of Bacillus toyonensis BCT-7112 genomic DNA:
GACCGATATTCTGATTGTTTGGAAGCGGGACATTTGTTCCACCAAGTAATACCGATATTGCTGTACCCGACGTATTATTTGCAAATGCGTATGTTGCCGTTATACTTGTGCCGGTTGCTCCTGTTGCTCCTGTTATCCCTGTCGCTCCCGTTGCTCCTGTTGAGCCTGTATCACCGGTTGCTCCCGTTGCTCCTGTTGAACCTGTTGAACCTGTTACTCCCGTCGGACCCATTGCTCCTGTTGAACCTGTTACTCCCGTCGGACCCGTTGCTCCTGTTGAACCTGTCGCTCCTGTTGCCCCCGTTGCTCCTGTCGCTCCTGTTGCTCCTGTTGCCCCCGTTGGACCTGTTGCTCCTGTTATTCCTATCGCTCCTGTTGGACCCGTTGCTCCTGTTATCCCTGTCGCTCCCGTTGCTCCTGTTGGGCCTGTATCACCGGTTGCTCCCGTTGCTCCTGTTGAACCTGTTGCCCCCGTTGGACCTGTTGGATCAAGCTTAGGTACTGTCCCATCGCAACTAAAACAACATGAATCAACATGTACACCATTTTGATTATTACACCCACAATATCCATTTGTATTATTGAGCCATGAAGACATGTTGATCCCTTCCTTCAAATTCAATCTTTTCAGTACAAACAACGAATTATAAAACAACTATCCAATAATAAAGAAATACTTTATTCCGTACATTCTAATAATTATTACATGCGACACCCTTCCCTTTTGCTTGTACATTCGCCTTCCTGCTTAAACGAAATTCCTTTTCTGCATTTTCATATACATATAGATTTCAACCTCATATATTGAAATCTGTATAATTCGTTATTTTTCGTCAAAATTTTAAAAATATATTGACACTTAAAATATCATCATAGTATGATTTGGATGTTGTAATTGATAACGATTTTCAATATCGTACATTGCAAATTAAATAATTTATTTGGGGGCAGAAGATGAAGAAAATTCTCAGTATTTTCATAGTAATTCTTCTATTCGCTGTTGGATGCGGACAGCAAAAAGAGGAGAAAAAGGAAACAAAAGCGGACAATAAAAATCAAACTATAACAATTAAACACGCTGAAGGGGAAACGAAGTTAGATAAACCAGCGAAAAAAGTTGTTGTACTTGAGTGGGTATATTCAGAAGACTTATTAGCACTTGGTGTTCAGCCAGTAGGGATGGCAGACATTAAGAATTATAATAAATGGGTAAATACAAAAACAAAACCGAGTAAAGATGTTGTAGATGTAGGGACACGTCAACAACCAAACTTAGAAGAAATTAGCCGTCTAAAACCAGATTTAATTATCACAGCATCATTCCGCGGTAAAGCAATTAAAAACGAATTAGAGCAAATTGCTCCTACAGTTATGTTTGATCCATCAACTAGCAACAACGATCACTTTGCTGAAATGACAGAAACATTTAAACAAATTGCAAAAGCTGTTGGAAAAGAAGAACAAGGTAAAAAAGTATTAGCTGATATGGATAAAACATTTGCTGATGCAAAAGCAAAAATTGACAAAGCAGGCTTAAAAGATAAAAACATTGCAATGGCACAAGCATTTACTGCTAAAAACGTGCCAACATTCCGCATCTTAACTGACAATTCTACAGCTTTACAAGTTACAAAAAAATTAGGTTTAACAAACACTTTTGAAGCGGGTAAATCAGAGGCAGATGGTTTCAAACAAACAACTGTAGAATCATTACAAAGTGTACAAGATTCAAACTTCATTTACATTGTAGCGGATGAAGATAACATTTTTGACACTCAACTAAAAGGCAATCCTGCTTGGGAAGAATTAAAGTTCAAAAAAGAAAACAAAATGTATAAATTAAAAGGCGACACTTGGATTTTCGGTGGTCCTGAGTCTGCAAAATCTTTAGCAACACAAGTAGCAGATGTAATGACAGCGAAGAAGTGATTACACGATGAATAGCTTACAACATACACTTCGAGCAAGTCTTGTATTCGGAGGAGGAGCAGCTCTCTTGCTCCTCCTTTTCTTTATTCATATCGGACAAGGTCAAGCAAATATTTCCTATAGTATGATTATCGATGCTCTTATCTCACCGAACCAATCACTAGAGCACCAAACTTTAATCATGCTTCGATTACCTAGAGCCGTAATTGCTATTTTAGCTGGAGGTGCTCTTGCTGCATCTGGGGTCATTTTGCAAACATTAACAAAAAACCCACTTGCTGAATCAAGTACAATGGGAATTCACTCTGGCGCATATTTCTTTCTAGTAGCGGCTACAATTTTCTTACCGAAAGGTCTGCAAATTAACTCACTTCTTTTCACATTTATCGGTGGTGCTATTACTGCTTTATTTGTATACCGTATTTCTGGTGGGAAAAAGGGAACCCCACTTAGAATGGCATTAGCTGGGATGGTCGTTACATTAATGCTTTCTGCTTTTACTGGAACGATGCAGCTTTTCTATGAAAATGAAACGGCTGGTTTATTTTTATGGGGAGCTGGCTCTCTTATCCAAAATAACTGGGATGGCGTTCAATTTGCTTTTCCATTTATCATTATTTCTTTCCTAGTTTTACTATTTATGTCTCGTAAACTCAACATCCTCTTACTTGGTGACGATGTTGCTGTTTCTCTTGGTGAAAAAACAGCAGTAACACGTCTTATCGCCTTCATTGCTGCAATCTTTTTAACAGCAGTAATTGTCACTGTCGTTGGACCGATTGGGTTTGTTGGCTTAGTTGCACCACACTTAATGCGCCTTATTGGTTACCGGCAACACTTTACTCTTCTTCTTTCCTCATTCTTATGGGGAGCAGTATTATTACTTGGGGCAGATGTCGTCGGTAGATTAATAGATCCAACTGGTGCAGAACTTCCTGTTGGAGCAGTCACAGCAATGATTGGGTCACCTTGGCTTATTTATTTAGTGTATCGTATGATGAAGTCGAAACAATATATGAATGATAACGGTGCGAATGCAGCTGGAGCTAGTTCCCGCTATTACTCTTATAAAAAGGTAATCATCATATCTATCACGCTTTGTATTGTGACGATTGCTCTTGGTGTTACAATCGGTAGTAATGCTTATATCGAAAGCATTACAAATGTTATAACAGGGCAATTAACGCAATTTGATAAAAATATGATGATGAACCTTCGTTTACCAAGAATGCTCGTTGCCGCTATTGCTGGCGCATGCCTTGCAATAAGTGGGCTTGTCTTCCAAGGAATATTACGAAACCCACTTGCCGACCCTTCGATTATTGGTATTTCGTCTGGAGCAGGTGTCGGTGCTTTAACTATTATGTATGTTTTCCCTGCACTTCCAGGTTTCTTCCTACCAATTGGTGCATTTATCGGCGGACTACTTGCAGTTGGAATTGTCCTCTTCTTCTCATGGAAAGCAGGATTTAGTCCAACAGCTCTTGCTTTAATAGGGATTGGTATTTCGGCTCTCGGCTCAGCAATTATTCAAATCTTTATCGTTAGAGCGAATTTGAATGTTGCTGCTGCTTTAACATGGCTATCAGGCAGTACGTATGCAAGAGGATGGAATCACTTAGAAAATATCATTCTATATCCATCACTTATTCTTATACCAATTATCTTTTTCTTAATGAAACAACTTGATGTCCTTGTACTTGGAGACGATTTAGCAACTGGACTCGGACAGCCTGTAAATAAAACGCGTCTTGCTCTAATTGTACTAGCGACACTTCTTGCATCTATAAATATCGCGGCTGTCGGTACAATCGCCTTTTTAGGCCTTGTCGCTCCTCACTTAGCAAGAATTGTTGTTGGTATGAATCATCAAAGATTATTCGTTTGTTCCGCTCTGTTTGGAGCAATCCTTCTTTCTGTTGCTGACTTACTTGGACGTACAATCGCATATCCGAAAGAAATTCCCTCTGGCCTTGTCGTTGCTGTACTTGGGGCACCTTATTTCTTATGGTTGATGAGGAAGAGTGGGAAGAAAGTTAATTAAAAGACGGCTTCATATATATGAAGCCGTCTTTTCCTATTATGGCATAAAATTAATATAAGCTTTGTACAGAATATACATAACAAGTGCATACATGATTATATTGAATACACTTCGTTTTAAAGTTAACTTTCTCTTTAATTTCTTATCCTGTAATTTTAGTTCTATTCCATTTGCTACTTTCAGTCTACCTACCATTTTAAATAACTCTCTGTAATCATCAGCATTTCCCAATAATACGTACTCCTTATCATTTTTATACTTTATATGTAGAAATTCACTCCCACCTTTACGGTCTAATATTGTTCTCATAGAAGCTATTTCATTTAATACACATACTTTTATATCAACTTCATTATAATAACGATCCACAAAAAATACATACAACCGTTTATTTGTAACGATTAGCACAGTATTAATACCGAAGTTCATCGCAAGAACGCCTACCCCTAATGTCATGGCTGTGCCTGTCTGCCAATTTTTCACACGAGGATTTTCGACAAGCATACTATATAAAATCTCTTCGCTTCCCTGTAACTCTTCTTGTACAACCTCATAACAACGTTTCATTAAAATTGTTTTTGTTACAACTTCTTTTGTACGATTTATTTTCTTTTTATCTATTTTCTCATCATTTCTATAATCATCTACAAAATTATCGCTATACTGCAAGTTATTTAATTCCTGAAGTAACTTTTCTTTATTCATTTCTTCCCCCCCCCAACAGCTTCTTCAATTTCTTTCTCCCTCTTGAAAGCCTGCTATATACCGTATCTCGTGTCATACCGAATTCAAGCGCTATTTCTTGTACGCTATATTCATCTAAATACCTTTTTATAAAAATTTTCTTATCTTCTTCATTCAATTCTTTAATTAAAACGTAAAAATTATAATCTCGCTCTTCTTTTGTTAAATTGACATTTTTTCTATCTTCATATATTTCTTGCTGAAGCTCTTGTAATTGATAAGCCTTATTACTTTTTCGTTTATAATCAATAGCTTTAAACTTAGCGACAGATATAAGCCAGTTTCTAAACTTCCCACGATTTTCATCATAACTACTAATGTTGTACCAAACGATTAATAAAATATCGTCAACACATTCGTCCACTAATACCTTGCTCTGTGCCGTATCTAAAACACTATGAACCACCTTATAAATTAAATCCCCATATCGATCAATTGCTGTATGTAATGCTAACATGTCTTGTTTTCGAAGACCTTCTACTATTTCTATATCCTTCACCCTTATCACCAC
This region includes:
- a CDS encoding sigma-70 family RNA polymerase sigma factor, producing the protein MIRVKDIEIVEGLRKQDMLALHTAIDRYGDLIYKVVHSVLDTAQSKVLVDECVDDILLIVWYNISSYDENRGKFRNWLISVAKFKAIDYKRKSNKAYQLQELQQEIYEDRKNVNLTKEERDYNFYVLIKELNEEDKKIFIKRYLDEYSVQEIALEFGMTRDTVYSRLSRGRKKLKKLLGGGRNE
- a CDS encoding BclA C-terminal domain-containing protein, whose translation is MSSWLNNTNGYCGCNNQNGVHVDSCCFSCDGTVPKLDPTGPTGATGSTGATGATGDTGPTGATGATGITGATGPTGAIGITGATGPTGATGATGATGATGATGATGSTGATGPTGVTGSTGAMGPTGVTGSTGSTGATGATGDTGSTGATGATGITGATGATGTSITATYAFANNTSGTAISVLLGGTNVPLPNNQNIGPGITVSGGNTVFTAANAGNYYISYSINITASLLVSSRITINGAPLAGTINSPALATTSFSATIITTLAVGSAISLQLFGLLAVATLSTTTPGAVLTIIRLS
- a CDS encoding ABC transporter substrate-binding protein; this translates as MKKILSIFIVILLFAVGCGQQKEEKKETKADNKNQTITIKHAEGETKLDKPAKKVVVLEWVYSEDLLALGVQPVGMADIKNYNKWVNTKTKPSKDVVDVGTRQQPNLEEISRLKPDLIITASFRGKAIKNELEQIAPTVMFDPSTSNNDHFAEMTETFKQIAKAVGKEEQGKKVLADMDKTFADAKAKIDKAGLKDKNIAMAQAFTAKNVPTFRILTDNSTALQVTKKLGLTNTFEAGKSEADGFKQTTVESLQSVQDSNFIYIVADEDNIFDTQLKGNPAWEELKFKKENKMYKLKGDTWIFGGPESAKSLATQVADVMTAKK
- the fhuB gene encoding Fe(3+)-hydroxamate ABC transporter permease FhuB, which translates into the protein MNSLQHTLRASLVFGGGAALLLLLFFIHIGQGQANISYSMIIDALISPNQSLEHQTLIMLRLPRAVIAILAGGALAASGVILQTLTKNPLAESSTMGIHSGAYFFLVAATIFLPKGLQINSLLFTFIGGAITALFVYRISGGKKGTPLRMALAGMVVTLMLSAFTGTMQLFYENETAGLFLWGAGSLIQNNWDGVQFAFPFIIISFLVLLFMSRKLNILLLGDDVAVSLGEKTAVTRLIAFIAAIFLTAVIVTVVGPIGFVGLVAPHLMRLIGYRQHFTLLLSSFLWGAVLLLGADVVGRLIDPTGAELPVGAVTAMIGSPWLIYLVYRMMKSKQYMNDNGANAAGASSRYYSYKKVIIISITLCIVTIALGVTIGSNAYIESITNVITGQLTQFDKNMMMNLRLPRMLVAAIAGACLAISGLVFQGILRNPLADPSIIGISSGAGVGALTIMYVFPALPGFFLPIGAFIGGLLAVGIVLFFSWKAGFSPTALALIGIGISALGSAIIQIFIVRANLNVAAALTWLSGSTYARGWNHLENIILYPSLILIPIIFFLMKQLDVLVLGDDLATGLGQPVNKTRLALIVLATLLASINIAAVGTIAFLGLVAPHLARIVVGMNHQRLFVCSALFGAILLSVADLLGRTIAYPKEIPSGLVVAVLGAPYFLWLMRKSGKKVN